The following DNA comes from Erigeron canadensis isolate Cc75 chromosome 3, C_canadensis_v1, whole genome shotgun sequence.
gttacaaaaagtatttatatttaattatttaaagttacaattgtaaCCCAAATtaaaagtcctaattgttatcaaacaatatgaaaacaatcctaattgttatctaattatcataggagagtgattgaaaataaacatattcatgttatgggtcgtatcatgatcaaacacatatatttaaatgtcaagtacaagatcacaagtatgtttatattttaattcttaataatctttcataataatatcacattatgagtacaattggtttcaaaaaattatataatagagaaattattgtagcatgtgccttgggGATTGACAACGAAAAACAATCCCATCAATATgtatcagctaataatgacagtgacgaacatgtggttattgtactacaacttgcaaagtataatacttagaaccgtatattttcaaaatcataagtttttatgaattaaatgtatgaatatctaatattgataatatcgtaaaccttgTGTCCAGTAtgggacacgggtctaaaatctagtattgtACTATAttaattgcaaaaaaaaataaataataataaccaacCCACCCATATGAAATAAGCTAGCCAAggtatttatgtaattaatgtaCAGTTACTTCATACGTACCTactaaaaaaaacactaaaataaCCTAATCTTTTACAATAGTACAACGGTTTAATTAAGCAGTCTTCTACACTCTAAACACTTTGGTCAACACTTTCCAAACTGTCCATTTTAACCAGGCCACATATTCCTTAAAATTTACTCCAATGTTTTCAAACCAGCCGGTCCAACCGATTCGACCGGGATTTTCAAGAATTCCGGTTGGATAGCGTATGTTGAACCGGTGAACTGCTTGAACAAGTCAGATCAGAACCAGACCGGTATTCAAACCGTTTTGGACCGGGTCAAAGAAAGTCAAACCTCTATAATGGTCGAAATGTCGAATGGCTGGGGGTAGGTAGATCTTCGCAGTGTTAGGGAGGGGAAGAGATGGTTGGGTCGACAGAGATGCTTGTGGTTGACGGAGATGGATTTGTCAACACAGATGGCTAGCTAGGTTCTTCGGAGTCCATTTGAAGTACACGGACTCCATGCTACTAGTTGGAGAAGATAAAGAGGAGTGTTTGTTGCCGCAGTGGTGAAGACTTTTTAATTTCAAGTTCAAGTAGAAAGATATTCATGAGTTAGAGAAGATTGGTTGGAGTAAGTGAGCTTTAAAAATGGGGAGAGAAAATACGTACAAGGAATACTGCAGTTGTTTTTTCGGCGATTTGAAATTCTTTATATATCACACTACGGAGTATATCATAATAAATCATTATTAAACTCATATTTATTTTGAAAGCAAGTAAATGAGAGCCAGCTAGTGATGTGTAGTTGTGTACggtagggatgagcaaaattaccgaaataccgaaaccgaaccggtaCCGAAAATCGGTACCGATAGGGATTCGGTTTAGATATTTTGTGAAATCGGTTTCGGTACTAATCGGTTCGGTACCGGTTCGATACGGGGAACCGAGTTTTAGTACCATTTTTTAGTATTTCATGTTCCTCTACAACTATTTCACATTCTGCTGCAAGTTTCCACTTTTTTTCCAACTATATTTATGTTCTTCTGCAACTACATTCATGTTATCTTTATGGATTTACATACTGATATATAACCAATTACCCTTTGAAGTTAGCACTTATTAAAAAACTCTAAGATTCAGATAAATACTTGCATATGGATAATGCTTGATGTTCGAACGATCATATGAGCAACTTTTTATCTAATTCCTAATGATTTCCCATCTTACACATGCTTTactgtgtatgtatataaattatatatacgtACGTAGTTACATACACATAGCATGGCTATTTACTTACAATTGGTTGGCCCGATTCATTAATAATGTAAGATACATACACACAAGTCAGATTATTTTTATGGAAAATTCGGTACAAAGAGGTATGGGACCGAAAATCTCGGTACCGAAACCGGTACCGAGAGTTCGGTACGGTATTCGGTAAAGGGTTTCAAGAGTTTTCGGTTTCGGGACTTTTCGGTATCGGTACGGTATTGGTACCGATACCATCCCTACTTGGGAACATATATAGTTTGATAAaattgtgtttgataaaattgTGATTTTATCAAACTATATATGTTCCCAAGCCTAAAATCTATTTCTTACAAAATAACCATAaccgacatatatatatatatataataacaaaacaccatccatattacaaaatatatataaagtgaatATATATCCGGTCCGACCGGTTAGATGGGTAAAATATTCCAAGACCGGTTTAGTGTCTGGTCTGGTTTTCAAACATATTGATTTATTCTAATTTAGATAAGAAAATTAACACTAGTAAAATGGTGAAAGTAAAAGTTATTGATACCACATCTAATTTAACATATATTGTAATGTAGTTGATTGATTGAACCGATCGACGTACGTACCTGTAAGGGGTATCTGATAAATGCGGGTTCAAAGCGGCCTTTACAGTATATATGGAACCCGATGGTGATCACAGGAAGTGCAAGGAGAACCGGTGTTGAAGCCACAGCGTGTTTTGTACTCAACAAACCCATCAAAAGTATCTGCGAGGTTATCAATGCCGTGATTACACGTCCGTGAACATCTGGCCAAAACGCTGCTCGGCTTTCATACTTTGGGTTGTAAACATTCATTAtctgtaattattattattataattataagtatatttcAACACGtagaatatatattaattatatactaGTGTAATTCATATACTCCAGTccgtatattttttttaattctttcgATCCTTATAATAAATgatggcatatatatatatatatattttgtagtaCGTAGGTACGTACCTGATGACGACAGATAACAAATGCTAGGCCAAAGAATACCAAGATAAATGGAATTAGAAGTGGCGTCACCACAGCGTAAACAAGGCCGATAAGAATATAAAACTGAATTTGAGGTTCTCCTGTGTTGAAACCGATGGTTCCAGGATTCATAGCCCTTTGTCGGTCCCTTTCGGTTTTCACTAAGAAAACATTCTTTAAGTGATATACCACCAGCTTCTTCAACCGCAAAATATCTGCAGCTGTACCACTCCACCCATCAACCATCACATACGTTATGAAGAAGGTTGCTTTCATCGGGATCGCCATGCCAATTATTTCAGGAATCCTGATCATGACCCATGCcagaaaaaatcaaaagatatacTAGCTAATATCATGGGCCGGGTTTCAAAACagagccatatatatatattaatcattaCCGGCTAGCTGGCTGATTTAGAAAGGTATTGAGCTGTTCGAATGCAGCCCCAGCAACAATGCTACCAAGAAACACGTTCACAAAGTTGAAAAGATAATATCTGGAAGCACATCTCCTCTCCAGTCGGGATATACTCATAAATCCTTCAAACTttgacatcatcatcaatatccgTGGCAGCAGATACAGAAAGAGCTTCAGCACAATGCCAGGTAGAAAACCTTGGATAAATGATTTGATCGGTTTTCTGcataacatatacatatgttacaaacaaacaaacaaacccaTGCATCTTAATAAAGTTTTGTTGCAGTACGAGTAGTAGCGTTATTTTATCCCTCATTAGATTAGATAACCATAAGCAAAATCAGTTTATGGAaacactagctagctagtagaTATTGCATCTTCTTAATTAATTACTGTAGTATATATAATTGCAATACAGTTTAGATATAGTAGTCAATATTGTCTCAATGTACATCCAGccgaatatataatttgataaaagaatCACAATTAGCACGATCATATATGCATCAGCTGGCCGGATGAGGAAACTTACATATGGATTATGGGCTTAAGGAACGGTGCAGCCTTCTCGATACCTTCAATATTAGCTAGTGACTGCACAAATGCGATGGGGATCATGTAAAAGAAGGTGAGGAAAAAGAAGGCCACCCCCATAATAACCTTCCGTATAGTCAATGAGACGTAGGGAATAGCAAGGTTTTTCCAGTACACGTCACGTGGTTCGGGAGCCCATTCTGTCAACCACAGAGTTGGGTTTCTTGCTTGTTGTGTCTGGGCACAAACAGCAGCTCCCCAACGAGTTTTCAAGGACACGAATGCTGCTGGCATGATGGCTTTTGGGTTATTCATCACATTCTTTCTCTCTTCCGCTATCTGAATTGGAAACGTAAGCTTAATTAATTTATCCTTTTTAATAAACCTTATCACATCTATATATGCatacaatctatatataaaaaagaaagacaGATCCATTAGGCTCCTGACATCCCAAAAGCGCATGCAATATATGTTTGCCGTTAAGAATGAAAAGTTACTAAGATTTGACAATAAAATGTCTTAATTTAGCACATATATGAGATGATGATGTCACGTACAGTTTCAAAGAGATCGATGAAGAATATATGGCTGATTACGTACTTGGATTGAAAGtttctcaatttcagtttcGTGGTATTCCATAGCATCAACTTTCTTTCCCCAAAGTCCAAGAAAACCAGTCTGACCATCAACAAACACTGTGTTAGTAATTAGTAATTTTGATATAACAAACATAACGTAACGAAAACTACCGAAATTGACATCGCTAACAGAACCTAGCTACCTTCATCATAGGTCGTTTTGACGGATTTTTTGAGTACTTAATCTGGTAGTAGCCGAGCCAGTTTTGCTTCTTTTGTTTCATCTTGACAAGTTTTGCAAGTTTATTTGCATTACACACAACCTGCATGTCATCATTTTCAAGCATGTTAAAcagcatatatataaacactgCTGGTGTACTCAACACTAAATCTCTGGTATCATGCATGCATTAAGAGTGTGTGTGTGGATGCGAAAGTGACGACCATGACAAACCTGATTAGTGAGATAGTTATTGTGATGGTTCACTAGAAAAAAACTCTGAACCGTCTCACTAACTGACTCATGAGCATCTGGCGGGACGTTCTTTACAAGAACCTGTAAATGATTATCCAACGATCTCAAACATTTGGAAAAACTATGGTGTGACAATCAAATATTCCTCTTGGTATACTATTATGACCAATCTCAGGGCGTGACTTTATATATGTACGTACGCAAATATACATACGTATTAGCTTACTGTAAATTGGTCAGGGCGGTGTTTTTCTGATTGAAGAAAGTAAAATCGCATATTTGCAACTGTCTCATACTCCTTCTTCAACATGAAGCATGTCCAAAGGGTAACCGCATATGCCATTGCTACATGAGCCCAAAGCCTGCAACCATATCAATATATGAGATGCACAAAATCATTACATATATGAAAGAAGtaagatttttataaaggactatatatatatatagtatatatagaagGGTAAGGATCAATTTCCAGGCCTGGGAGAGGCGTGGGGAATGTTTGATATAGATAGCTTATCAATGTGGCTATAAGTTTCTTTCGACAGCTCCAGCGTGTTGTTTGTCCAGTTAATCGGTATCAGAATAGCCCATGTAAAGAAAAATACCGGGATAAATATTTTCAACCTGCAGACATGCATATTGATAAAGTGATCAAACATCATATAGTTTAAACAAATAATGGTAAAATATGCTAGTGGAAAGCTAATTATAATTAAAGGTTAGAACAAAATTAATCATCTTGGAAATGAACTTTTACGTACCCTAGCAAGTAAATCCTCAAATACACGGCAGAATCCAAACCCGCGTGATCAATGAGCTCAGATTGCGGCATAGTGAGTGCATCTGGCACCCAGTTAAGAAACCTAATGTATGATCTGTAATCCAAATTgacaaactttttaacaaataattcCCCGGCGGAGGGGCTTGTCCTTAGACCCTTGATATACCATTTTGAAAAGTATACTCTATCGTTCACAGGTTGGAGCCTAAGAATAGCAAATGCTATCAAGAAAATTAGAGCACTTATGATATTTATCACTGCTGCTAGCCCAATATCCTCAACTGTAGCCATCTTTCCGATAATTACTTGTTGAATACATACACTTCAATTCTATTGATCGATGATGATGATCTCCGTCTTCCTGTTTATGGCCGGGAAACCAAAACTTTACCATCCAAACATTTTAACACCTTAGTTTTGCTATACAAGAAAAATAGTAGCGGTTCGTTTGCCTTGTATTTCTATGTAATGGCttatatattaaatcaaaattatttttcaaaaaataaaaataaatcatatatcTGTTGCAAATACACGGAAACTAACTTATATCTTAAACACTGGATGCTTATTATTACATGTAAGTACTAACCATGCATAAGAAAAACAACATAAACGATGATCTAATTCaggtttttttcttaaaaaaaaaaaaagtttgaaacatttatgcaacatatatacaaacgTAAGCTAAAATACTTACTGTTTAAGCAGTAGACATGGAGAGCTCCATTCAAGTTTCTGAGGAAACCCACAAAGTAATATAATCCGGATAAATACATTATTGAAGAACAAAAGGGGAAAACCACCTGCTGCCCGCAGAGAAAGAGTAGTGACAGAGATTGCTTCATAGTTGAATGAAAGCTAAGAACATTCCCCACCCCCAAAATTCTGTCAAATGCAAAAAAGCATGCTTTGGATCCAAACAAcattatctctctctctctctctctctatatatatatatatattcttgttgtAACTGTGATTAGGAATGGAATGAAATTGAAGAAAAGAATCATAACAAGTATCACTGTTCGAAACAACAAGTATATATCAAGTTCAAGTATGTGTTTTAATAGTCCCCCTTATGTTTATGGTGATTGCACGTTGCCTCTCTGTTGTTTCTGTATATGTTTATCATGTGTAGTTAATTTAACATCATGaaattaatgtgtttaagatcaTCGATCATATCATAAATCTGACTGAAACTCTAGATGGTATGGGTGATTAGACCTTCGgtctatatataattttttttttcaaagttttgACTTTCCACTATTGACCATGATCTTTCCAACAACGTTTTCGGGTCACGTCAATAGTTCCATCACATATTTACAGaaaaagttttgttataaaaaatcatttgacaaattatgttttgctATACCGTCTGTACCATtagcaccaccaccactactactATTACTATTTATCTTTGTATCTCACGGGCATAAGCc
Coding sequences within:
- the LOC122593610 gene encoding calcium permeable stress-gated cation channel 1-like isoform X2 yields the protein MATVEDIGLAAVINIISALIFLIAFAILRLQPVNDRVYFSKWYIKGLRTSPSAGELFVKKFVNLDYRSYIRFLNWVPDALTMPQSELIDHAGLDSAVYLRIYLLGLKIFIPVFFFTWAILIPINWTNNTLELSKETYSHIDKLSISNIPHASPRLWAHVAMAYAVTLWTCFMLKKEYETVANMRFYFLQSEKHRPDQFTVLVKNVPPDAHESVSETVQSFFLVNHHNNYLTNQVVCNANKLAKLVKMKQKKQNWLGYYQIKYSKNPSKRPMMKTGFLGLWGKKVDAMEYHETEIEKLSIQIAEERKNVMNNPKAIMPAAFVSLKTRWGAAVCAQTQQARNPTLWLTEWAPEPRDVYWKNLAIPYVSLTIRKVIMGVAFFFLTFFYMIPIAFVQSLANIEGIEKAAPFLKPIIHIKPIKSFIQGFLPGIVLKLFLYLLPRILMMMSKFEGFMSISRLERRCASRYYLFNFVNVFLGSIVAGAAFEQLNTFLNQPASRIPEIIGMAIPMKATFFITYVMVDGWSGTAADILRLKKLVVYHLKNVFLVKTERDRQRAMNPGTIGFNTGEPQIQFYILIGLVYAVVTPLLIPFILVFFGLAFVICRHQYESRAAFWPDVHGRVITALITSQILLMGLLSTKHAVASTPVLLALPVITIGFHIYCKGRFEPAFIRYPLQEAMNKDTLDRVREPNIRNQKGYLENAYIHPVFKDDASDDDHYDDGPVIIPTKRHSRRNTPEPSGKSDGFMLSLPQVILENHKP
- the LOC122593610 gene encoding calcium permeable stress-gated cation channel 1-like isoform X1; translated protein: MATVEDIGLAAVINIISALIFLIAFAILRLQPVNDRVYFSKWYIKGLRTSPSAGELFVKKFVNLDYRSYIRFLNWVPDALTMPQSELIDHAGLDSAVYLRIYLLGLKIFIPVFFFTWAILIPINWTNNTLELSKETYSHIDKLSISNIPHASPRLWAHVAMAYAVTLWTCFMLKKEYETVANMRFYFLQSEKHRPDQFTVLVKNVPPDAHESVSETVQSFFLVNHHNNYLTNQVVCNANKLAKLVKMKQKKQNWLGYYQIKYSKNPSKRPMMKTGFLGLWGKKVDAMEYHETEIEKLSIQIAEERKNVMNNPKAIMPAAFVSLKTRWGAAVCAQTQQARNPTLWLTEWAPEPRDVYWKNLAIPYVSLTIRKVIMGVAFFFLTFFYMIPIAFVQSLANIEGIEKAAPFLKPIIHIKPIKSFIQGFLPGIVLKLFLYLLPRILMMMSKFEGFMSISRLERRCASRYYLFNFVNVFLGSIVAGAAFEQLNTFLNQPASRIPEIIGMAIPMKATFFITYVMVDGWSGTAADILRLKKLVVYHLKNVFLVKTERDRQRAMNPGTIGFNTGEPQIQFYILIGLVYAVVTPLLIPFILVFFGLAFVICRHQIMNVYNPKYESRAAFWPDVHGRVITALITSQILLMGLLSTKHAVASTPVLLALPVITIGFHIYCKGRFEPAFIRYPLQEAMNKDTLDRVREPNIRNQKGYLENAYIHPVFKDDASDDDHYDDGPVIIPTKRHSRRNTPEPSGKSDGFMLSLPQVILENHKP